A stretch of Leucobacter aridicollis DNA encodes these proteins:
- a CDS encoding DUF7059 domain-containing protein produces the protein MNVALLSQLRDDLARAQYSLNGLAALWGATAEGARRRGVFAPARRVLAGRDQSPLVTLGRLFLLGEAVSTEALDAALPALGSAGASELGLVASDGDARLRAALSLNPVALVGEAAERAAERAAERGGSAEWWILSDLDDELRGGPARPDHVMGVGGATRTLIAQLPPVAGGSALDLGTGCGIVAMHLAELGAERVVATDISERALMLAAANAELNGFAGSIEFRLGNLFEPVAGEAFSLVVSNPPFVITPRSEDEGARYDYRDGGMTGDELAATVVRTAPGHLAPAGALVCLANWETEWGGRGLERVRGWILDAADRSGYALDAWVIERDRVDTVQYAETWARDGGARPGQPEFDGMLAAWLDDFGSRHVVSVGLGAIHVRRATFAAGPDAQLASVIHADQATGALAAQGLGPALSATFAAGIAAERASDAEVLATRWVRADDVREERIHTPGEESPSAITLVVDSPIGRRVAADTLLAAAIGACDGDLTLQQIADALATLLEVDQAAAREALVAGARELAWLGMLAAPAR, from the coding sequence GTGAATGTTGCACTCCTGTCCCAGCTTCGAGACGACCTGGCGCGTGCCCAGTACTCCCTGAACGGCCTCGCCGCGCTGTGGGGAGCCACCGCCGAGGGCGCGCGCAGGCGAGGCGTGTTCGCGCCCGCGCGCAGGGTCCTTGCGGGGCGGGATCAGAGCCCGCTTGTCACGCTCGGTCGACTCTTCCTGCTCGGCGAAGCGGTGAGCACCGAGGCGCTCGACGCAGCCCTGCCAGCGCTCGGGTCCGCGGGTGCGAGCGAGCTCGGGCTCGTCGCGTCGGACGGCGACGCGCGGCTGCGCGCTGCGCTGTCGCTCAACCCGGTGGCGCTCGTTGGCGAGGCGGCAGAGCGGGCGGCGGAGCGGGCGGCCGAGCGCGGCGGTTCGGCCGAGTGGTGGATCCTCTCCGACCTCGACGATGAGTTGCGCGGCGGCCCGGCGCGCCCCGACCACGTCATGGGCGTCGGGGGCGCGACGCGGACCCTGATCGCGCAGCTTCCGCCCGTTGCCGGCGGGTCAGCGCTCGATCTCGGCACCGGGTGTGGCATCGTCGCGATGCATCTCGCCGAGCTCGGGGCCGAGCGCGTCGTCGCGACGGATATCTCGGAGCGCGCGCTGATGCTCGCGGCGGCCAACGCTGAACTCAATGGGTTTGCTGGATCGATCGAGTTTCGCCTGGGGAACCTCTTCGAGCCGGTCGCCGGTGAAGCGTTCTCGCTCGTGGTCTCTAACCCGCCGTTCGTCATCACGCCTCGCTCGGAGGACGAGGGGGCACGCTACGACTACCGCGACGGCGGCATGACCGGCGACGAGCTCGCCGCGACTGTCGTTCGTACCGCGCCGGGCCATCTCGCGCCGGCCGGCGCACTCGTCTGCCTCGCGAACTGGGAGACCGAGTGGGGCGGTCGCGGCCTGGAGCGCGTGCGCGGCTGGATCCTCGACGCGGCCGATCGGAGCGGATACGCGCTCGACGCGTGGGTCATCGAGCGCGACAGGGTCGACACCGTGCAGTACGCCGAGACCTGGGCGCGCGACGGCGGCGCCAGGCCGGGGCAGCCCGAGTTCGACGGCATGCTTGCGGCGTGGCTTGACGACTTCGGCTCGCGCCACGTGGTGAGCGTCGGGCTCGGCGCGATCCACGTCCGGCGCGCAACCTTCGCGGCGGGCCCGGACGCCCAACTCGCGTCGGTGATCCACGCCGACCAGGCCACCGGCGCGCTCGCTGCTCAGGGGCTCGGCCCGGCGCTTAGCGCCACCTTCGCGGCGGGCATCGCGGCGGAGCGGGCGTCCGACGCCGAGGTGCTCGCCACCCGCTGGGTGCGTGCGGACGACGTTCGCGAGGAACGGATCCACACCCCCGGCGAAGAGTCGCCGAGCGCCATCACGCTCGTTGTCGACAGCCCGATCGGGCGCCGTGTCGCGGCAGACACCCTGCTCGCGGCCGCGATTGGGGCCTGTGACGGCGACCTCACGCTCCAGCAGATCGCCGACGCGCTCGCGACGCTGCTCGAGGTCGACCAGGCCGCTGCGCGCGAAGCCCTCGTCGCGGGCGCCCGCGAGCTCGCGTGGCTCGGCATGCTCGCGGCCCCCGCGCGATAG
- a CDS encoding sulfite exporter TauE/SafE family protein has translation MTLTLGLLVVLVTIVGSAAQRMAGLGFALLVSPIMTLLLGGHAGVLLVNILGVVSSALILPRVWRKVDWSMFRWLAAFAIIGAGLGAVLAGRLSPDVMGVAVGAIVLLALTLSMLFTSERFSTEPRSPRALAGFLSGLTNALAGVGGPAVSAYAVLTRWPQASFAATLQPYFVVTGLASAGAKLALDPAGLPATEWWFWLIVLGAILIGIGAGERLLRLVTPAQVRRVVIVLACAGAAATLVRGLVGLLS, from the coding sequence ATGACGCTCACGCTCGGGCTCCTCGTTGTGCTCGTGACAATCGTCGGGTCCGCCGCGCAACGCATGGCGGGCCTCGGGTTCGCGCTGCTCGTCTCTCCCATCATGACCCTCCTGCTCGGCGGGCACGCCGGTGTGCTGCTCGTGAATATCCTCGGCGTCGTGTCGAGCGCGCTGATCCTCCCCCGCGTGTGGCGCAAGGTCGACTGGTCGATGTTCCGGTGGCTCGCGGCATTCGCGATCATCGGCGCGGGTCTCGGCGCCGTGCTCGCCGGGAGGCTCTCCCCCGACGTCATGGGCGTCGCGGTCGGCGCGATCGTGCTGCTCGCGCTCACGCTCTCCATGCTGTTCACGAGCGAGCGCTTCTCGACGGAACCGCGGTCGCCCCGCGCCCTCGCTGGCTTCCTCTCCGGCCTGACGAACGCGCTCGCCGGGGTCGGCGGCCCCGCGGTCAGCGCCTATGCGGTGCTCACGCGCTGGCCGCAGGCCTCGTTCGCCGCGACGCTTCAGCCATACTTCGTCGTCACTGGCCTCGCGTCCGCTGGCGCGAAGCTCGCGCTCGATCCGGCCGGGCTGCCCGCCACCGAGTGGTGGTTCTGGCTGATCGTCCTTGGTGCGATCCTGATCGGCATCGGTGCTGGCGAGCGTCTGCTCCGGCTCGTGACACCAGCCCAGGTGCGGCGCGTGGTGATCGTGCTCGCATGCGCCGGCGCGGCGGCGACGCTCGTGCGCGGACTCGTCGGCCTGCTCTCCTAG